GCGGCGAAGGCGACCTTGCGGCCGTCGGGAGAGAGCGCGGGCAGATGCACTCCGCGCACCGGCCCCGCCGCCGTCCGCTCGAAACCGTAGTCCTTGACGCGGTAGCGGGGCCGGTCCAGCGGCAGCCGCGCGGTGAACGGGATGGTCTCGGCGCGCTGCGGAGCGTCGGCCCGGACGATCCGGAACTGTCCGCCGACCGTCAGCAGCAGCTCGTCCCGCGAGACCCAGCGTGGCGGCACCGGCTCCACATCGCCGTCCACCGCGACCCGTGTACCGTCCACCACCAGCGTGCAGGTGGGGCCCGGGTAGTCCGTGGTCCGCAGATAGGCGAGCCGCCCCGTAGGGGACAGCGCCGGCACCATCACCTGTGCGGCTGCCGTCTCGGTGTGCTCGGTGCGCACCGTGCCCCGCCCGTCGGCCGGCACCGAGGCGACCGTACGGGAGACCAGCGCCGCGCCTGCCACCTGTCCCCGGACGAACACGATCCGCGAGCCGTCCGGCGACCAGCAGGGGTCGAAGTCCTCCCAGGCGGCGTCCTGATGCGGGCCGTCCTGACCGGGCAGCCCGGTCGTCCGGGTCAGCCGCCCGCTCTTCACCTCCAGCACCCAGATCCGGTACGGGCTGCCGGTCACCGCGTCCCCGCCCCGTTCCGAGGCGAAGGCGATCCGGGTGCCGTCGGGGGACCAGGCGGGGCCGCGGTCGTCCCACCGGCCGTCGGTCAGCTGCCGGAGACCGGAGCCGTCGGCGGCGAGCGTCCACAGATGGAAGGAGCCGCCGCGGTAGGCGCAGACGGCGATGCGGCGGCCGTCGGGGGAGTACACCGGACGGGTGGGCTCCAGGTCGGGCGGGGTCAGCGCGACCGCGTCGCCGCCGGCCCGCGGCAGTGACCACAGGACGTTCTGGACCTCGGCGACCAGCCGGTCACCGGCCGGGGCGAGGGAGGCCGCGCCATTGGTGGCGGCCGTGAAGGACAGGGTGGCGCCGTTTGCTCCGGCATCCTGCGCCCAGGCGGTGGGCGCGGTGCCGCCGGCCAGGCCCGCCGCGGCGGCGGCCGAGGCGGTGCCCTGGAGGAATCTGCGGCGGGACAGCGGCGTGGGGTGAAGGGGGGCGTTCTCGAAACGGTCCTCGAAACGGTCCTCGAAACGGTCCGTGGTGTCCAACGATCCTCCTGCGAAAGGGGGTTGCGGCACAGGGTCGGCAAGGAACCGGCCGATCCTGTCACGCCGCGCGCGGGGGAGAGGGGCATCTGCGCCACGCGCGCCCCATGGCGCACCGCCGCCCCACACGAAAGAGTGGGCGCCGAGGACTCGTCAGCCACCGCCCCGGCAGTCAGGAGACGACGCCATGCAGGCCATGCAGCAGGACTTCCACCAGGCCCCGGACGGCGCCCGTATCGCCACCTACACCTGGCTCCCGGAGTCCGGTCACCCGCGCGCCCTCGTGCAGATCGCCCACGGCGCCGCGGAACACGGCCGGCGCTACGACCGCTTCGCACGGTTCCTGGCCGGCCACGGCTACGCCGTCCTCGCCTCCGACCACCGTGGCCACGGCGCCACCGCCGCCTCCACCGGCGGCCGCGGCGTGGTCGGCGAGGACGCCTGGCGGGCGGTCGTCAGCGACCTCAAGGGCATCGGCAACCATGCGGCCGCCGCCCACCCCGGCGTCCCGCTGGTGCTGCTCGGCCACAGCATGGGCGCGATGCTGGCCCGCGACTACGCCCAGGAGTACGGCGCCGACCTCGCCGGACTCATCCTCACCGGTGTCTTCCGCACCCTGCCCGGCCTGGACATCGACGGTGCCGTCGCCGAGCTGGACCAGGAGATCGCCGAGCACGGCCGCAGCGCGCTCTCCGCGTTCATCCCGCGCAACTTCAGCTCCTTCAACGACGCCTTCACCCACCGCACCGGCTATGAATGGCTTTCCCGCGACGCCGCGGAGGTGGACGCCTACGTCGCCGACGAGGACTGCGGTTTCCCGTTCTGCGCCGGTCTCGCCGCCGACTGGGTCGGCGCCATCCGCAAGATCAACGACCCGGCCAACCTCGCCCGCATCCCGCGCGGGCTGCCGGTCCACCTCGCCGTCGGCGACCAGGACCCCTGCCACCAGCGGATGACGCTGGTCCACGAACTGCTGGAGGACTTCCGCTACCTGGGCACCCGCGATCTGACCTGGCGGGCCTACCCGGACGCCCGTCACGAGATCCTCAACGAGACCAACCGTGACGAGGTCCAGGACGACCTGCTGGCCTGGCTCGACAAGCACATCTGAGCCGCCGGCGCCGCTCTGCGGGGAGCGCCACGCTCCCCCGTCAGGGCCGTGCCGCCACGAACCCGGCGATCCGCTCGCGCAGGCCGCGCGGGTCGAGCCCGTGCGCCGCCAGGTGCTCGTCGAGCTGCCCGTACCGGCGCAGCTCCTGGCGGTCGACGCCGAGCCCCAGCAGCCGGTGCGGCCGGTCCGCCAGCGCCTCGTTCGCGAAGCGCGTCGAGGTCCCCGCCAGATACGGCTCCACGAGCACCACGTCCGCGCTGCCGGCAGCACCGGCCGCGGCGCGGAGCCCGGCGGCGTCGAAGGGCCGCACGGTCGTCGCGTAGAGGACGGTCACCTCCAGCCCCTCGGTCGCGGCGAGCACATGATCCAGCATCGGGCCGACGGCGACGACCACCCCGCCGCGCCCTTCCCGCAGCGTCCGGAAACCGGCCCCGTCCACGGCCCGTGGCGCGTGGTTGGCCTGTGCGGACAGCCGGACGTACACCTTGTCGTCACCGGCCGACGCGGCGTGCCGCAGCAGCGTCTCGGCCTCGTCCGGGTGCCCGGGGACATGTACGGTCCAGCCGTCCAGTGTGTCCAGCAGCGCGATGTCGCCGGGTGCCATATGGGTGAAACCGCCGCTCGGCCAGTCGTAGGAGCCACCGGCACTGACCAGCACCCCGCCCACGTCCTGGTGGCCGAAGTCCAGCTTCACCTGCTCGAAGGGGCGCTCCACGAGGAAGCTGGCGAAGGTGTGCAGGATCGGGCGGAGCCCGGTGAGCGCCAGCCCGCCCCCCACGCCGATCAGCAACTGCTCGCGGATGCCGACATTCACCACCCGGTCCGGATGCCGTCGTGCCGCCTCGGCAAAGCCGGCCGTACCGATGTCGGCGAGTACGACCGCCAGCCGCGGGTCCTCCTCCAACAGCCGTGAGGTGACCGAGGCGAACCGCTCACGCATGGTGTCCATCACTGAAACCCTCTCGAAGTCCTGGTGGGTGGGGCAGACGGGGCGGGCCGCTCAGTCGCCCTTGGGCTCGACACGGGCGACCACCGCACGCGGGCGGCCCGGGTGCGGCGCACCGAAGGCCTCGTGGAGGGCCTCGTGGTCGCGGCCGTCGACGGTGGCGGCGGACCATCCTGCGGCCTCGAAGCGGGAGGCGATCCCGCCGTGCCAGCCGTGGGTGGCGGAGGAGTTGTCGACGATCAGGGTGTGCAGCCGGTCCAGTCCCGCGGCGCCCGCGTAGGCCAGCGCCTCGTGGTTGCTGCCCTCGTCCAGTTCGGCGTCGCCGATCAGCACCCATACGGCCGGTTCCGTCCGGCCCTGCGCCCGCAGCCCGAGGGCGGTGCCGACGGCCAGCGGCAGCCCGTGCCCGAGCGAACCGCTGCCGATCTCCGCGCCGGGCACCAGCAGCCGGTCGGGGTGATGGCCGAGCGGGGAGTCGTACGCGCCGAAGCCCGGCAGCCATGCGGTGGGGAAGAAGCCCTTGGCGGCCAGCACCGCGTAGTAGGCCATCGGGCCGTGCCCCTTGGAGAGCAGAAAGCGGTCCCGGCCGGGGTCCTCGGCGGTGCCGGGGGACACCCGCAGCACCCGGTCGTAGAGCACCCAGAGGGCATCCAGCGTGGAGGTGGCCGCCGGGCCGTGCTTCTCATCGCCCGTCATCAGGCTCATCAGATGCGGCAGTTCATCGAACCCGATGCCGCCGGTGTGCGGCGTGCGCTTCGCGGCGCCTCCCGCCGCAGGCCCTGCCGCCTTGCCCCTCGTCGGTTCCGTCGTCATGTGCGTCATACGACAGAGCCTGCAACCTCAAGCGCGCTTGAGGTCAAGCGCCGGGCCGCGGACCGGATGATCCGCGGCCCGGGATGCCGAGATCAGACCTGCCCCGGCTTGAAGACGTCCTGCTCGATGAGGATCTTGTCGATCCGGGCCTTGTCCACCCGGTTCGTCACCTCCTCGACCTCCTGGCGGTCACGGATGCACTTGGCCAGCGTGAACGCCGAGGACACCACGAAGACCAGACCGATGGCGAGAAAACCGCGCTCCCAGGGCCCCACCGGCAGCTTGATGATCCCGATCACCAGCGCCGCCAGCGACAGCCCGAAGGAGATCGCGGCCTGCACGAAGAAGGCCGTGGTCGTCGGCCGCTGAATCGATGGAGTAGTCATGCGCGTAGCGTGGCGGGGCGGTGACGGCGGTGCATGAGTACGGGTACTCATCTCTCCCGTCGGCCGTACGCGCGCCGACGCGGGAATATGGCAGCACCCACCCTCTGACATGCGGTATTGTTCTCGTGCGCGGTCAGCCGGGAATTCCCGGCCGAAACGGGCACCGGGACGTGGCGCAGCTTGGTAGCGCACTTGACTGGGGGTCAAGGGGTCGCAGGTTCAAATCCTGTCGTCCCGACGGTGTGAAGGGTCTTCGTGGGTGAATAGCCTGCGGAGGCCCTTTTTCGTTTTTCGCGTTCTGGCCGGCGTTCGTACGGGCCCCAGGCTCGGGCGCTTCCGGCCGGCGGCCCACAGGGAAGGGCTTGGCATGTCCATGCAACTCCGAGAGGGTTCGGTGGGGACAGGCGCGCGGCACGATCTGCATGAACCTCGATGACGCGTCGGCCGGCCGTTGGAGCAGCAGCCCGTTCGACTGCGGAGCGAGGCAGTCCAGCGGGCGGCGTGGGTGGAGCTGGAGCCGCGTCCAGCGGTTCCGGTGAAGCGTCCTGCACTCACTCGTGCAAGCGATCGTCTCGACGTCCATGGTATGGAGCCCCACACGCTGAGACACCCTGCTCCAGCAGGGCACTTGATACTCTCGAGGTTCGCCCGGAACCCCTGGGCGGTGTCTTTCCGGGGGAATTGATGAAGCCGCGTCTGGTCTTCGTGCACGGCATCGGCGGTCCGCGGGACGCCGCTGCCGAATTGGACGCGTGGCTGCGTGCGCTGGCCGAGGGCGCCCGGGCCGCCGGCCATGCCGGCCGGGTACTGGATCTGGTGCAGGGCTGGGCGGCCGACACCCGCTTCGCGTACTACGGCGATCTCTTCGGCGGCGCTCCGGCGCAGGGGGCGCCCGCGCTGCCGCCCGGAGCGGACGAGGACACGCGACTGGTGGGCGAGTGGCTCCTCGAAGCGCTCGACGAGCGGTTGGACGAGCCGGGTTCGGACGATGAGGTGCGCCTGCTGCGTCATGCCCGTGCCCAGCTCGCCCCGGAGGGGCAGTCTCAGGGTCTCGGAGGCGGTGGCCGCCACGTCCTCAACGCGGTCAACACGCTTCTGTCCCTGCCCGGGGTGCGGACCTTGGGTGGCTGGGCCAGCGCCGAGCTGATGGTCGGCCATCTACGCCAGGTGGCCCGCTATCTACGCCGCGCGGAGCATGACGAAGAAGGCCTGACGCTCGACGCCCGGATCCGACGGCGCGTAGAGCAGGAGCTCGACCCCGACGGGCCCACGATCGTCGTTTGCCACTCACTCGGCACTGTCGTCTCCGTGGAGACCCTGCATACGTTCCAGGGCCGTATACCGCTGCTGGTCACGCTCGGTTCGCCGATGGGCATGCGTACGGCGGTGCAACCGAAGATGCGTCCGCAACCGCTCCGGGTACCCGGCTCGGTGGACCGCTGGCTCAACTTCTGGGACCGGGACGACTTCATCGCCGGGCGGCCGAGGCTGGAGAAGTTCGTGCGTCCCAGCGACCGCTCCGTGCTTCCAGTCAGCGCACGGGTCGACTCGGATGGTGTGTGGGTGCACCCCGCCGCCAAATATCTCGC
This Streptomyces decoyicus DNA region includes the following protein-coding sequences:
- a CDS encoding YiaA/YiaB family inner membrane protein — its product is MTTPSIQRPTTTAFFVQAAISFGLSLAALVIGIIKLPVGPWERGFLAIGLVFVVSSAFTLAKCIRDRQEVEEVTNRVDKARIDKILIEQDVFKPGQV
- a CDS encoding glycosyltransferase family protein gives rise to the protein MKPRLVFVHGIGGPRDAAAELDAWLRALAEGARAAGHAGRVLDLVQGWAADTRFAYYGDLFGGAPAQGAPALPPGADEDTRLVGEWLLEALDERLDEPGSDDEVRLLRHARAQLAPEGQSQGLGGGGRHVLNAVNTLLSLPGVRTLGGWASAELMVGHLRQVARYLRRAEHDEEGLTLDARIRRRVEQELDPDGPTIVVCHSLGTVVSVETLHTFQGRIPLLVTLGSPMGMRTAVQPKMRPQPLRVPGSVDRWLNFWDRDDFIAGRPRLEKFVRPSDRSVLPVSARVDSDGVWVHPAAKYLAQPAVAGPVVEAIEAATGG
- a CDS encoding transketolase, translated to MTHMTTEPTRGKAAGPAAGGAAKRTPHTGGIGFDELPHLMSLMTGDEKHGPAATSTLDALWVLYDRVLRVSPGTAEDPGRDRFLLSKGHGPMAYYAVLAAKGFFPTAWLPGFGAYDSPLGHHPDRLLVPGAEIGSGSLGHGLPLAVGTALGLRAQGRTEPAVWVLIGDAELDEGSNHEALAYAGAAGLDRLHTLIVDNSSATHGWHGGIASRFEAAGWSAATVDGRDHEALHEAFGAPHPGRPRAVVARVEPKGD
- a CDS encoding transketolase family protein, which encodes MDTMRERFASVTSRLLEEDPRLAVVLADIGTAGFAEAARRHPDRVVNVGIREQLLIGVGGGLALTGLRPILHTFASFLVERPFEQVKLDFGHQDVGGVLVSAGGSYDWPSGGFTHMAPGDIALLDTLDGWTVHVPGHPDEAETLLRHAASAGDDKVYVRLSAQANHAPRAVDGAGFRTLREGRGGVVVAVGPMLDHVLAATEGLEVTVLYATTVRPFDAAGLRAAAGAAGSADVVLVEPYLAGTSTRFANEALADRPHRLLGLGVDRQELRRYGQLDEHLAAHGLDPRGLRERIAGFVAARP
- a CDS encoding alpha/beta fold hydrolase; translated protein: MQAMQQDFHQAPDGARIATYTWLPESGHPRALVQIAHGAAEHGRRYDRFARFLAGHGYAVLASDHRGHGATAASTGGRGVVGEDAWRAVVSDLKGIGNHAAAAHPGVPLVLLGHSMGAMLARDYAQEYGADLAGLILTGVFRTLPGLDIDGAVAELDQEIAEHGRSALSAFIPRNFSSFNDAFTHRTGYEWLSRDAAEVDAYVADEDCGFPFCAGLAADWVGAIRKINDPANLARIPRGLPVHLAVGDQDPCHQRMTLVHELLEDFRYLGTRDLTWRAYPDARHEILNETNRDEVQDDLLAWLDKHI